The DNA segment GGTGTCTGGTGCTCGCGGACGGCTTCTACGAGTGGGTCGAGGAAGGGGACGGTCGAAAACAGCCCTACTACGTGACCCGCCGCGACGACGAGCCCTTCGCGATGGCGGGCCTCTGGAGTCGGTGGACGCCGACGGTCGAGCAGACCGACCTCTCCGCGTTCGGCGCCGGCGAGCCCGCCGCTCCCGACCCCGTGGAGACGTTCGCGATCGTCACCACCGAGCCCAACGAAGTAGTCGAGGAGCTCCACCACCGGATGGCGGCGATCCTTCCGGGAGAGACCGAACGCGAGTGGCTCGCGGATGCCGAGGTGCCCGCGCCGATCGACGGCGATGAACTGCGTGCCTATCCGGTCTCGACGAGGGTGAACAGCCCCGCGAACGACGGCCCCGAGCTCGTCGAGGAGGTGGCCCATGCCTGAGTACGACGCAGTACTCTTCGACAACGACGGCATCCTCGTCGAGCCCACCGATCGCGCGGTGCTGCGCGAGGCGATCCGGAAGACCTACGCCGAGTTCGACGTCGATCCCAGCGCCGAGGAGGTCGAGGAGCTGATGGGAATCACGACCGAGACGCTCGAGGGGATCGCCAACGAGTACGGCCTCGATCCGGCGGAGTTCTGGTACCGCCGGGACATGAACGCCTCCGAGGCCCAGTGCGAGCTGATCCGAAACGGCGGAAAGCCGCTGTACGAGGACGTTCCGACGCTCTCGAAGCTCTCGGCCGATCTCGGCGTCGTCAGCAACAACCAGCACCGGACGATCGAGCACATCCTCGAGTTCTACGAACTGGACGGGCTGTTCGAGACCCACTACGGCCGCGAGCCGACGCTCGAGGGGATCGACCGAAAGAAGCCGAGCGCCTACTACCTCGAGCGCGCGCTGACCGACCTGGACACGCGAAACGCGCTGTACGTCGGCGACAGCGGCGTGGACGTGCTCGCGGCCGCCGAGGCGGACGTCGACTGTGCGTTCGTCCGCCGGCCGCACCGCAATGGCTACGAGCTGCCGGCCGCGCCGGCCTACGAGATCGAGAGCCTGGAGGACCTCCACGCCATCCTCCGCGGCGACGGGGGCGCGTTCCGGCCGGACATGGAACCAGCTACGTAGCCCGAGTTCCGACACCCGGTATGCGACTCGCACGCGCCCGAACCCGCGACGGCGTCGTCTCCGGTGAGTACGATCCCGACGGCAGTACCCTGGAGACCGACGACGAGAGCTACGAGATCGATTCTGAGGAACTGCTCGCGCCCTGCGAGCCCTCGGCGCTCTACTGCGTCGGCCGCAACTACGCGGAGACGCTCGACCAGATGGAGTACGAACGCCCCGAGGAGCCCGACTTCTTCATCAAGCCGCCCGTCTCCGTGATCCCTCCCGGAACGGCGATTCCCTACCCGAGCTTCTCGGAGGAGGTCACCTACGCCGGCGAGCTCGCGGCGGTGATCGACCAGGAGTGTACGGACGTCGCCCCCGAGGACGTTCCCGGCGTGGTCCGCGGTTACACGATCATGAACGACGTCGACGCGCTGGACCAGCCCGGGCGCACGGCGAGGAAGGCGTTCGACGGCTCGGGTCCGCTGGGGCCGTGGATCGAGACCGATCTCGACCCCTCGGGGATCGACATGCACACCGAGATCAACGGGGAACGACGACAGGAGGCGAACACCGAGCTGATGCTGTTCGATCCCTACGAGATCGTCTCCTTCCTCTCCGAACGGTTCACGTTCGCGCCGGGCGACGTGATCGCGTTCGGCAGCCCGGCCAATCCGGGAACGATCGAGCCCGGCGACGAGATCGAGATCACCTACGAAGGGGTCGGCACGCTGCGCAACACGGTCGACTAGAGCTCGACCGGCCGGTCTCGGCCGACTCGCAGATCGCCGCCGTCGCCCGCGTGTCGATCAGCCCGTTCCGTCCGTCAGGTTCGGGTCCGCGACCCGTTCGGACGCGGACGGCGAGACGGCTCGCCTTCGCTGACGAACCGCTCACGAAGACCGTCGTCCGACAGTGATCCGCGGCGTCGGTCGCCGGAGCGCGAATCCGCCGAGGCCGACGACGGCGAACCGTCTCGAATCGTCCCGAATCCTCGACGGGGACTTCCAGTCGCGCGCCCGGGGTCGTCGAGGTGGGCTGCCAGCTCCATGCCGACTGTACGAGTCCGATACGAACTGCGTTCGCCCCGCGTCAACCCTCGATCCGTTTGCGTTCGATCTCCGAGAGGAACTCCGCGAGCGTCGCGTTGAACGCCTCGGGCTGGTCCTGGTTGACCATGTGTGCTGCGTTCCGAATCATGACCCCCTTCCCCCCGAGCGTACGTGCGAGCTCCTTGCTCTGCCCTTTGACCGGCGGGGCGTCCCGATCGCCGTACACGACCAGCGCGGGAACCGAGACGTCGTCGAGTGCGGGCGGCTCGAACGCATACAGCGCCTTGAACACTTTCTTGAACTCCGAGGCGGAGGTTTCCTCGACCGCCTGCAGAGCTTCCTTTCGGACCTCCGGATCGAGCGAGAGCCACGGCCCGCCCGTCACCGTGCGGATGCTCCCCAGCAGCGTCCGGAACGTCTGGCGGGTCCCCAGCATCGCCAGCGACGCGCCGAGGGGCGCGGCCGGTGAGAGGGCCCGCTTCATCGGTTTCGGCATCCGAACCGGGGGGAACGTCTGGATCGCCCCCGCGAGGACGATCCCCTCGACCCGCTCGGGATAGCGCGCGAGATACGACTGTGCGATCATCGAGCCCAGCGAGAGCCCGCAGATCACCGCCTGCTCGACCTCGAGCTCGTCGAGCAGCGCCTCAAGGTCGTCGACGAACAGATCGATGGAGTAGGTGCGTTGGTCGCTGGAGCCGGTCTTGCCGTGTCCACGCAGGTCGTAGGTGATGGTTCGGTGGTCCTCGCTGAACCGTTCGACCTGTGGCTGCCAGCTCTCGGCGTCCGACCACGCGCCGTGAACGAAGACGAGCGCCGGCCCCTCTCCCTGATCGTCGTAGTGAACCTCCACGTCGGAAAGCGATGCCGTTGCCATTGTTCACCGAAGTGGACGCACGTCCCTCAATGGCTCGGTTCACGAACGACACGCGAGACCGAACCCGCCGGATTCGAGCGATCGTCGAACCCGACGCCGTCCGCGTCTCACGTCTCGAATCACGGTCCAGTAACGATCGAGGGTGATACGGTCCGACGAACCACGGCCGCGGCGGGTAGAAACCCTTTCGACCGCCGGCCGATCAAATCGGACAATGAGCTACCGGATCGGTCTCGTCGGCAAGCCCTCCGTCGGCAAGTCGACCTTCTTCAACGCCGCGACGATGAACGACGTTCCCGAGGGGGCCTACCCCTTCACGACCATCGACCCCAGCGTCGGAGAGGCGTACGTCCGTGTCGAGTGTGCCGCCCCCGAGTTCGATCAGTCGTGTACGCCGGAGACGGGGTTCTGTCGAGGAGGCGTTCGCTTCGTCCCGACGAAACTCGTCGACGTCGCCGGACTGATCCCGGGCGCTCACGAGGGCCATGGGTTGGGGAACCAGTTCCTCACCGACCTCAACGAGACCGACGTGCTGGTTCACGTCGTGGACTTCTCGGGGACGACCGATGCCGAGGGCGAACCCACCGAGGGTCACGACCCGCGCGAGGACATCGACTTTCTCGAGACCGAACTCGACATGTGGTACCTCGAGATCCTCGAGAAGGGGATCGAGAAGTTCGAGAACCGCTACGCGGGCGAGGAGGCCGACGTCGAGGTCGAACTCGCCGAGCAGATGAGCGCCTTTCGGACGAACAAGGACGAGATCAAGCGGCTGATCCTCCGGCTCGACATCGGGTTCGATCCCGCGGCGTGGGACGAGGCGGACAGGGAGGCGCTCGCCCGCGAGATCCGCGTCGAGACCAAGCCGATGGTGATCGCGGCCAACAAGATGGACACCCCCGAGGCGCGGGCGAACTACGGGACGATCACCGACGACCCCGACTACGACCACCTGACGATCGTCCCCGCGAGCGCCCACGCCGAGAAGGCGCTCAAGCGGGCGGACGAACAGGGAGCGATCGAGTATCGCGCCGGCGACGCCGGCTTCGAGATCCGGGACGAGGTCTCCGACGAACAGGAGGCGGGGCTCGAACGCATCGGCGAGTTCGTCGAGGAGTTCGACGGCACGGGCGTCCAGCGCGCGCTCGAGGCCGCCCTGTTCGAGGAGCTCGACGCGATCGCGGTGTTCCCGGGATCGGCCAACGGCGAACCCGAGGACGGGAAGTTCATGCGTGACTGTTTCGTCCTCCCCGAGGGCTCGACCACCGAGGACTTCGCGTACTTCCTCCACTCCGACATCGGCGAGGGCCTGCTCCACGGGATCGACTGTCGCAGCGGCCGGCAGATCGGTGCCGATCACGAACTCGCCCACCGCGACGTCGTCGAGATCCTCTCGACGAACTGAGGACCGCTCGTCCTCGACGTCGCCGACCGCGGCGGCCCGTCCGCCCTCACTCGAACAGGTCGTCGTGGCGCGCCGCGAGGTTCGTGTACGCGCCTGAGGAGTGTTCCTCGAAGATGGCCTCGGGATCGACGTCGACCTCCTCGATCGAACTCATTCGCGCGGGCACGCCGCGGACGAACGACTCCGGGGGGATGGTTGCGTCCTCGGGGACGACGGTGCCGGAGGCGACGATGCTGCCCTCCCCGACCTGTACCCGGGAGTTGAGCGTGGCGTTGAACCCCACGAGCGAGGCGTCCTCGACGGTCGCCTCGTTGAGCACCGCGCCGTGGCCGATCATCACCTGGTCGCCGAGCGTCGAGGCGTGGATCGTCGCGTTGTCGCCGACGTGGGACTCGACGCCCACCCGCACTCGGTCGACGTCGCCGCGAAGCACCACGCCCGGCCAGACGCTCGCGTCGGACTCGACGACGACCTCGCCCACCAGCGTTGCCTCCCGGCTGACGTACGCGCCGTCGTCGATCGTCGGCGTCTCCCCGTCGAAAGCGTACGATCTGCTGTCCGTCATGCGACGTGATAACGCGGACCGTTCACAAAAGGGTTCCCCCCTCGTCGGCGCGTCGACCGTCTCTGGCCCGCCATCGCCGACGAGCGTCGTCGTGATCGGCATTCCGAGCAGCGGTACTAGTCCACAGAGTGCGCCGGTGTGATCGGCGTCGGCCATGTTCACGAGACGTCTCGATCGCGTCGTCGTAGTCGACCGGCGGGAGCGCGCGGATCTCCGCCTCTCGCTCCTCGAGGAACCCGTCGATCCACTCCATCCGCCGAAGCTTCGACGCGATCCCGCCCGCGTTCGATTCCCACTTTTAACGCAACGCGCCGAACCGGTGGGTTGACGTTCGTATCCTCCGGATCGCTCGCGGTTGTAGACCTCCGCGGAGTCGATCCGGGGAGCGTCGGGGCCGACGCGATCGTCCGAACGGGGTCGTGCGGGGACGTGAGGTCGTTCGGTTTCGAGGCGTGCGACCGGGCGTTTGATCACCGGTGGAATATCTACTCCCGGCGTGTGCAAGGGAAGGAGCCCCTATCGTACACGATTTATAATCGGTGAAGGGAGAGCATGGAAGATACCAAATCGGTCAACGGTGCCGGTCGAACGCGTCGGTGCAACTATGCCCGTCGGATCTGCGGCACGCCCTACCGGTCGGAATCGGAGTTCTGCTACGATCGTGGGAGGAGCACCGTCGTGCCGATCGAGTACGTACGAGGCTGATTCGATGGGAGAGAGCATCCTGGTCCCGATCGACGGCTCGCTGCCGGCCACCGCCGCGCTGGACCACGCGTTGGCGCGGTTCGCCGACGGGGAGATCACCGTTCTGTACGTGATCGACGCCGACGAACCGAACGACAGCCTTCGACAGCGGCTGCTGAGGGAGGAGTGCGAGGAGCAGCGCCGGATCGGTGAGGAAGCCGCAGGTCGAGTGCTCGAGGAGGCCTGGCGGCACGCCGACGGTTCCGGCGTGGAGATCACGATGGTCACCGCGTTCGGCAGGCCCGCTCGGCGGATCGTCGCCTACGCCGAGGAGAACGGAATCGACGGGATCGTCATGGGTACCCACGGTCGCTCGGGGCTCTCGCGGCTGCTCCTGGGAAGCGTCGCCGAGGCGGTCTCGCAGGGCTCGTCGGTGCCGGTGACGACCGTACGCGAGGCCGGCGAGGTCGAGGAGACGAACCGCCCGGATCGCCTGACTGCGTGATCCGCGGCGAACTCAGTCGCCGTCCTCGACCGGCCGGAGCTCGATGATCGTCCCCGCCGCACCGACCGCCACCGACGGCTCGCCGACGGCGACGCCGTGGAGGTTCGTTTCGACCGGCGTCTCGCGTGGCTCCCAACCACCGCCGGCTAGCTCGCGGATCGTCCCGCCGTCGCCGACGGCGAACCAGTCCTCGCCGTCGGTCGAGAGCGCGTCGAGCGCCACCTCCGCCGCGTGCAGCGGGGTCCAGACGCTGCCGTCGTAGCGCTGTACGGTCCCGTCGGTGTCCGCGACGGCGAGGGACTCCGGGCCGGCCGCGGCGATCGCGGTGAACGAGCCGCCGCCCTCGATCCCGATCCGCTCGAAGGACTCGCCGTCGGTCGTCTCGTAGACCCCCGAGTTCGTATCACAGCAGTAGCCCGCCCCCTCGACGAACTCGATCGCGCTCATGCTCGATCCGCTACCGGGTTTTACCGGCTCGCCCCACTCGACCTCGCTTCCGTCGAACTCGCCGGCGAGCACCTGGCCGGAGCCGTTCACGAGGTAGACGGCCGCCTCCTCGGCGGGACCCGCGACGGCGACGTCCACCCAGTTATCGGTGATCCCCGCGGGTGCCGAGTGGTCCGTGTGCCGGCCCGTTTCGGCGTCGTATCGCCCGAGCGCGCCGCTATCGCCCGTGAACCACACCGTCTTCCCGTCGTCAGTCGCGTCGACGCCGCGAAGCGCGTTCGACTCCGCCAACGGGCCGTGATCGAGCACCGTCTCCCAGCTCTCCTCGCGCGCCAGCAAGCCGCCGTCGGAGCCGACCGCGAATGCGCCCGTATCGGTCGCCGCGACGTCCGAGAGCATCTCGTCGGTCGGCGAGTCGACCTCGACCCACTCGAGGCTCGTCGGCTCTCCGCCGTCCTCCTCTTCCGGCTCGCCGGGTTCGGCCGTGCCGTGGTCCCTCGATCCGGAGGCGGCGGGCTCCTGGGTCGATTCGGACGTCCCGCGCGTCTCGTCCTCCCGCTCGGCGTCCCTGGTGCGGTCGTGCGACTCGTGGGGGTCGGACTCCGACGGCTCGTCGCCCTCATCACCTCTCTCTCCGGACTCTGAGTCCCCGACCGGTTCGATCGTTCCGTCCTCGGCGGTGCTCCCGGCAGCCGCGTCCGTCCGTGGTCGATCGTCCTCGTCCGCGGCGTCCCCGCCGCCGACGGCGGGTGCCGTCGTCTCGATCGGTCGGGTTGTCGCCGTCGAATCACCGCCGAGGACCGCCCCGCCCGCCGCCTCCGACGGTTCCGACGCTTTCGATGTCTTCGACGACTCGGCCGTCCCCACGCTCGCCCTCTCGCTCGTCTCCGCGGCGTCGGTCGCGGTGGTTTCGTCGGTGCTGGCACGCTCGTCGTCGGTGGCGTTCGACTCGGCGGAGTCCACCGTCTCGACCGACTCATCCCGCGTCAGGTAGAGGTAGATCGGGGGGAGGACGTAGACCGCGATCGCCAGGACGACGAACGCCCGGTGGACGAACGTCAGCAGCCCGAACGCGGTCAGTCCGGCAGTCGACGCGGCGTGGATCCCGGTATGGGTGTACTCGCGGTAGAACGTGAAGAAGCCCCGGTCGTTCTCGCCGGCCGTGCTCATTGACGGGTCTACTCGCGGTACGGCCATCAGGCTTTTCGTTGCGTTCCCCTCGCGGCGTTCACTCCTCGCGAAGCGCCCCGTAGATCCGACGGGCGCGGCCCTCGCCGATGCCGTCGATCGACCGCAGCTCCTCTACCGAGGCCGTGAGCAGCGTCTCCATCGACGGGTAGGACTCGTAGAGCGCCGCGGCGAGACGGGGGCCGATCCCGTCGATGCAGGCGTACATGCGTTTCGCCGTCGGCTCGTTCCTGGCGGTGACCGCCCCCGTCGGCAGTCGCCGGTTCGAGGGCTCCTCGACGTGCTTCCGTCCTAGTCGAGTTGCCATGTCGACCAGCCGCTCGCGGTCGGAACACGGGATCACCGCCACGCCGAGGCGTGCCGTAATCGACGCGATCGATCCCCGGATCGCGCTCGCGGGCACGCCCGTTCGAAGCTCCTCGAGATCGTCGAGGTTGCCCTCCAAGAGGACGTACGCGTGGGCGTAGCGCTCGTCCAGTCGCCGTACCTGGTCGTCGAGATCCGACCCTGAACGCCCCATCGCGGAGCCTACGTAGTCCGAAAGCGTCTTTCGCTCGAAGCCGACGCTCCCGATCGCGAGGTCTCCCGCGGGGAGGTGGGCCACCTCGACGCTCTCGACGTCGGGATGCTCGCGGACCGCCCGGATCAGCGATGCGGGCTCGCGGTCGTCGATCGTGACGTCGATCTGCACCGGGACGGGGTAGGTCGCCGACCGGCGTAGGGATGTCGCTTCCGGAACCCGTCTCGTCCCGCCCGATCCTCCCCCCGCTGGGAGCTACATTCCTCGTGAGCATGAACCGGGACCATGACCGATCCCGCCGATCACTCGACGGACGAGCACGTCGTCGATGAGAGCGAATCGACGAGGAAGGTGGCGCATGGCGAGGGGCCCTTAGGACGACGCGAGGACGTTCAATGCCGGCGACGACCCCCGCCGATCGGCGCTCCGCCGACGTCGACCGCCTGCCCGATCGACGAGGCGAAGCCCGTCTTCTGGGAGGCGCGGACGTACTGATCGCTGGTACCGAGAGGACCGGAACGCATAGCATCCGCGGGGGTCTCCTATCGGTATGCTCCGTGCCCGCGAGATCATGACGGCGGACGTCGAGACGGCGAGCCCCGACGACGAGGTCGGCGACGTGCTCGAACGCCTCGCGAGCGCCCACTTCAACGGCTTTCCGATCGTCGAGGACGAGCGCGTCGTCGGGATCGTCACGCAGGGCGACCTCGTGCGCCTGTTCCGCAAGCAGGACCGCGTCGTCTGGATCCCCATCGGCGTCCCGCCGTTCAGCGAGACGCTCCCCTACGCGTTCGACCTCCCGTTCGACGACCTCGACATGGGGATCGACTTCGCCAAGGCCGCGGGCAAGCCCGTGAGCGAGATCATGACCCGCGACGTCGTGACCGTCGATGCCGACGACGGCGCCGACGAACTGCTCGAGATCCTGGCCGGCGAGGAGCGCGACATCAACCGCGTTCCCGTCCTCGAGGGCGGGCGCCTCGTCGGCATCGTCACCCGCGAGGACCTCCTCCGGGCGCTTCGCGACGAACTCGACTGGTGAGCGCCGGCGGATCCACGCCACGGGAGCGTAACCTTCTCTACGCTGGGTGATCTATCAGTGAGCGTACTAGAGGACATGTTCGAACTAGGAGGGGTAACCGTCACGTGGGGCGCGATCGTGCTCGGGCTCTGTCTCGTCGCGGCGGCGGGCTGGGTGCTGTGGCGCCGTCCGCTCGCCGTCGTCGTTCCCGCCGTCCTGATCGCCGGCGTCCACGTTCTCGCGTACGCGACGACGTATCTCGATCCCGCCCGCCTCGCGAGCGCTCGGGAGACGGCGATCGGGCTGTCGACCGCCGCGTTCCTCGCGGTCGCCGGCGCGCTCGACGCCGTCTTCGCCGCGACCCGGCGGGCGGTCGTGTGGCTCCTCGAGGCGCTCGACGCCGTCTCGATGCCGGGGGCGGCCGTCTCCGTTCTCGAGTTCGGGGGCTTCCTGCTGGCGGTGGCGATCGTGAGCGCGTTGGTCTGCGGGGCCCTGGTCCGGATCGTCCGGTGGGCCGATGGCGAGCCGCTGGGCGGGTGGCTCGCCGGCCTGGGCGTCGTCTTCGGGGCGAGCGGCGTCCTCTGGACGTGGCTGCCGGTTCCCCTCGCCACGCTCGCCGCGCTCCACGCGCTGTTGGTCGTCGTCGCGATCGTCGTCGGCGTCGCCCTCGGTGCCCTCGCGACGGGGGGTTCGACGGTACCGGCGGTACGAGAGCGCGTTCGGACGTATCGGTAGGGCGTCGATCACGCTCGAGGGCAACCTCCCGTCTCCTGCGGTGTCTCTGCTCACGTGGTCACGATTCGGACAGCCGCGACCGGATCAGCCGCTCGTAGATCACCGCTCCGTCCTCGACCCCGTGCAGGCTCACCACCGGGTTGACGTCGATCACGTACCAGTTCTTGTGGACGACGACGTCCATCTCGAACAGCGAGAGGCCGAACAGCTCGACGATCCGGTCGGTGAGCCCGCGTATCCGGGCCGTGGTCTCGACCTCTCTGGTCGTCTCGACCTCCTTGACGGCGCGGACCGCCTCGCCGACCCGGTGGATCTTGTAGCTGCGGCGGGGGGCGACGAACTCCTCGACGAGGCGTTCGCCATCGAACGAGGGCGCGCCCGAACGGACGATCGCGAACTCGTGGCCCCCCTCCTGGAGCTCCCAGCGGGGTTTGACGATCACCGGCGGCTCGAGCGTGATTTCGGCCGCGCGTCCGTACTGGAACTCGGGGGCGCGAACGCCACCACGTCGGCGGATCTGTCCACAGGCGAGCCTGTCGGCGGTCGCCCGTGCGCCGTAGTAGGGGTTGATCGTCCGCACGCTCGTCCGATCCGCCCGCCGGAGGTCTCGGAGTGCCTCGGGGTACCAGCCGGCCATGTGGTAGAGGTCGAACCCCCGCTCCGCGAGGTCGGGATGCTCGGTCCGTGGATCGAACAGGGTCACCTCGGCCCACTCCCGAAGCGCGTCGAGCAGCCGGCGCTTGGTCGGGTTCTCGCGGTCGGCCCAGTGGGAGATCGCGATCGACGGCGCGGCGTCGCTCACGCGATCCCTCCGGTTCGTCCCGACGTCATACGTCTTCCACTCGGTCGGGAGCGTAGAAGCTGTCGGAAGCCGTCGTTCGCTCGAACGTCGCCCTCGATCCGTTCGACCGGCGTGCGGTCGAGCACCATCGATCGAACCGGACGCCCGGCGCTTTTCCGCCGGCGACGTCTACCGACTCGTATGTCCGACGTCCCCTCCGAGGCCGAACGGCTGCTGACGAGCGAGCCGGTGATCGCCCACCTCGCGACGTGCGTCGACGGCCGGCCCCACGTCGCGCCGGTCTGGTATCACTACGCCGACGGCGTCGTAGAGTTCCTCACGACCGGTCGGAAGCTCGAGAACCTCCGGCGCAATCCCCGGGCCGCGCTCTCGATCCAGAAGGACGAGGGCGGACGGACGGAGTGGATGGTCTCGATTCGGGGGACCGCTACCGTGATCGAGGACGAGGCGGCGATTCGCGAGGCCGCCGCCCGCATCAACCCGCGGTACGGCGCGAGCGAGGACGCCTGGTCCGAGAACGTCCTGGTGCGGATCGACGTGGGTTCGGCGAGCTACGAGACGTACTGACCTCGATGGCGCGGCCTGGCCGAGACGTTAACTTCGTCGCGTCCCGACCCCCTGGGATGCTCGTCCTCGGCGACGCCCACGCCTCCGAACCGGAGAAGCGCGACGCCCTCCTCTCGACGTACCGTGCACTCGAGCCGGCGGCCGTCCTCCAGGCCGGCGACCTCCAGCGCTACGACCTGCCCGCGCCGACGTGGTTCGTCGCCGGCAACAACGAGGACCTCGACGTTATCGACGCGCTCCGAGCCGGAGAGGAACCCCCTGGAACGCGGAACGCACACCTGCTCGCGAGCACGGTCGCCGAGGTGGAGGGGGTACGCGTCGCCGGACTCTCGGGCAACCACGCGCCGACGAGGTACGACCTGCCCCGGAGCGAGCTCTCCGGCGACCGGCGCAGACACTTCACCCACGAGGACGTCGAGCGGGCCGCGGCGCTCTCGGACGTGGACGTCCTCCTCGCCCACGAGGCTCCCGAGGGGCTGCTCTCCTACGGCTACGATCCCGGCTGCGAGCACGTGAATACGCTGCTCGAAACGCTCTCGCCGGACCTCTGTCTCGTCGGCCACCATCACCGTCACCGCGAGGCGGAGATCGGGGGCGCGCGCGTCGTGAGTCTCGCGCCGGCCTGGGAGCGCGTCTACACGCTCGAGACCGACGATCTGTCGCTCGACTCCCGGCCGACGCCGGCGGGAAACTCCGAGGAAACGACGGAACGGTCCGGACCGTAGCCGACGTCGAGGGAATCGCTCGGTTCAGGCCTCCCCTCGCGTGAGTGTGAGCGAGCGCAGTCTCCGTTCGAGACCGCCTCGATCGGTGAGCGCTCAGGCGACGAGTGGCGGTTCTACCGCTTCGGCCTCCCCTTCGCCGCCTCGGGTCCAGAACTCGCTCGCCTTCGACTCGCCCCGCTCCATCAGCGCAGCGAGGAACGCCGGGTCGCGGTCGCGCTTGGAGAGGAGGTCGAGCTCCATGCCGAGTTCGATCTCACGGATCTCGATGCGCTTGTACTCCTCGTCCGTGATGACGCCCTTCTCGATGAGGCCGTTGATCGACTCGATCATGTGCTTCTCCTGTTCGAGCGAGAGGTTGCCCGAGAGATCGCTGCGCCGATCCGCGATCTCGTCGAGCGATCGCGGTACCTCCCCCGTCGCGATCGGGTCGATCCGGACGATCCAGATCTCGTCGGGCTTCCCTTCGGTCGGCACCTCGCTCATGAAGTGTCGGATCGGCGGGTTCTGCGAGAACAGCCCGTCCCAGTGGCCCGACCCGTCGATCTCGACGGCACGGAAGAGGCTCGGGATCGCCGCGGACGCAAGCAGCGCGTCGGCCCCCTTCTCGCCGTCGGAGAACACCTCGAACGAGCCGGATTCGACGTCGACCGCACCGACGAACAGGTGCGGTGGCGACGTCGGGACGGGGTCGTCGAACCCGACGTGTCGTTCGATCGTCTCGCGTAGCTGTCGCTGGGCCGTGACGGACGCGGGAGTGGCGTACGGGCTGGCGCCGAACGAACCGAATCGGCTCGCCGAGCGACTCGCCCACAGCGTCCAGTAGTTCGCAAAGCGGTCCCAGGGCGTCCTCGCGGCCATGTCGTTCCAGAACCCCTCGAGGCGATCGATCGCGCCCGCCACGTCGTTCCGCCGTAGCCCGTCCCATGCGAGCGCCGCGCACATCGCGCCGCCGGAGGTACCGCTCAGCGCCACGATCTCGTACTCGTCCGGAAGGTTCCGGAGGATTCCTCGGAGCGCACCCGCGGTGAACGCAGTGTGGCTGCCGCCGCCTTGACACGCGATCGCGACCGTCGTCTTCTCTGTATAGCACATTAAATAATGAACGACTCGCGAGGATAATACCCTTTCTACCGCTGCTCCTCGTCCTGCTGTGCGAGTGGAACGGGATCTCTACTCCTCGAGACGTTTCAGTCGTCTTCCCCTCCCGTCCTCGGCACCGCCTGGTTGTGGTCGTCCATCAGGTTCGCAAGCCGTCGTCGACACCCCGGATCGAACGTCGCGGGACCGCGGTCCGTCGTGGACGTGGCGTCGGTCGGCGTTGGTGAGTCGGTACTGTTCGGCTGCGTGGGCGTGGGTCGCGTGTGAGTGCTCATTGGTGTCGGTTGTGGTCTTCCGAGAAACGGTGCTCCGGACGGCCGTCGGGTCGGAGTTCAGTCGCGTACGTGTACAACCGACATGTACCCGGGTCGAGACGGCGGTACATAATAAACGTTCGGGAAGAAATCCGCCGGGACGAACGCGTCGTTCCGGTTCCGTCGCCAGCAGTGAGGACCGAACGGACC comes from the Halalkalicoccus sp. CG83 genome and includes:
- a CDS encoding gamma carbonic anhydrase family protein — encoded protein: MTDSRSYAFDGETPTIDDGAYVSREATLVGEVVVESDASVWPGVVLRGDVDRVRVGVESHVGDNATIHASTLGDQVMIGHGAVLNEATVEDASLVGFNATLNSRVQVGEGSIVASGTVVPEDATIPPESFVRGVPARMSSIEEVDVDPEAIFEEHSSGAYTNLAARHDDLFE
- a CDS encoding HAD family hydrolase; protein product: MPEYDAVLFDNDGILVEPTDRAVLREAIRKTYAEFDVDPSAEEVEELMGITTETLEGIANEYGLDPAEFWYRRDMNASEAQCELIRNGGKPLYEDVPTLSKLSADLGVVSNNQHRTIEHILEFYELDGLFETHYGREPTLEGIDRKKPSAYYLERALTDLDTRNALYVGDSGVDVLAAAEADVDCAFVRRPHRNGYELPAAPAYEIESLEDLHAILRGDGGAFRPDMEPAT
- a CDS encoding ERCC4 domain-containing protein; this encodes MQIDVTIDDREPASLIRAVREHPDVESVEVAHLPAGDLAIGSVGFERKTLSDYVGSAMGRSGSDLDDQVRRLDERYAHAYVLLEGNLDDLEELRTGVPASAIRGSIASITARLGVAVIPCSDRERLVDMATRLGRKHVEEPSNRRLPTGAVTARNEPTAKRMYACIDGIGPRLAAALYESYPSMETLLTASVEELRSIDGIGEGRARRIYGALREE
- a CDS encoding redox-regulated ATPase YchF, which codes for MSYRIGLVGKPSVGKSTFFNAATMNDVPEGAYPFTTIDPSVGEAYVRVECAAPEFDQSCTPETGFCRGGVRFVPTKLVDVAGLIPGAHEGHGLGNQFLTDLNETDVLVHVVDFSGTTDAEGEPTEGHDPREDIDFLETELDMWYLEILEKGIEKFENRYAGEEADVEVELAEQMSAFRTNKDEIKRLILRLDIGFDPAAWDEADREALAREIRVETKPMVIAANKMDTPEARANYGTITDDPDYDHLTIVPASAHAEKALKRADEQGAIEYRAGDAGFEIRDEVSDEQEAGLERIGEFVEEFDGTGVQRALEAALFEELDAIAVFPGSANGEPEDGKFMRDCFVLPEGSTTEDFAYFLHSDIGEGLLHGIDCRSGRQIGADHELAHRDVVEILSTN
- a CDS encoding SOS response-associated peptidase gives rise to the protein MCGRYGIYTPPDELGARFAATSIDLEPTYNAAPRERLPVIRDDADDAITTARWGLVPEWADDDSTEFINARAETLAEKPSFRDAYARSAERDSVPSAGRCLVLADGFYEWVEEGDGRKQPYYVTRRDDEPFAMAGLWSRWTPTVEQTDLSAFGAGEPAAPDPVETFAIVTTEPNEVVEELHHRMAAILPGETEREWLADAEVPAPIDGDELRAYPVSTRVNSPANDGPELVEEVAHA
- a CDS encoding alpha/beta fold hydrolase encodes the protein MATASLSDVEVHYDDQGEGPALVFVHGAWSDAESWQPQVERFSEDHRTITYDLRGHGKTGSSDQRTYSIDLFVDDLEALLDELEVEQAVICGLSLGSMIAQSYLARYPERVEGIVLAGAIQTFPPVRMPKPMKRALSPAAPLGASLAMLGTRQTFRTLLGSIRTVTGGPWLSLDPEVRKEALQAVEETSASEFKKVFKALYAFEPPALDDVSVPALVVYGDRDAPPVKGQSKELARTLGGKGVMIRNAAHMVNQDQPEAFNATLAEFLSEIERKRIEG
- a CDS encoding fumarylacetoacetate hydrolase family protein, with product MRLARARTRDGVVSGEYDPDGSTLETDDESYEIDSEELLAPCEPSALYCVGRNYAETLDQMEYERPEEPDFFIKPPVSVIPPGTAIPYPSFSEEVTYAGELAAVIDQECTDVAPEDVPGVVRGYTIMNDVDALDQPGRTARKAFDGSGPLGPWIETDLDPSGIDMHTEINGERRQEANTELMLFDPYEIVSFLSERFTFAPGDVIAFGSPANPGTIEPGDEIEITYEGVGTLRNTVD
- a CDS encoding universal stress protein, which translates into the protein MGESILVPIDGSLPATAALDHALARFADGEITVLYVIDADEPNDSLRQRLLREECEEQRRIGEEAAGRVLEEAWRHADGSGVEITMVTAFGRPARRIVAYAEENGIDGIVMGTHGRSGLSRLLLGSVAEAVSQGSSVPVTTVREAGEVEETNRPDRLTA